The Desulfovibrio piger DNA segment CTGTCCGCGTATGCCTTGACTTCCCTGCCGACGGCGATATTTTGAAATATATTTCAAATCAAGGATGTCCCATGCGACCGCAAAAATTGCGCCTCATCGCTGCCAAGCCCGCGTGCCGACGCTTCTCCCCTGACACAGGGAACGACGCGCCCGCCATGACGCTGGGCCTGGACATGCTGGAGGCACTGCGCCTGGCTGATGCCGAAGGGCTGTCGCAAGAAGAGGCCGCCCGGCAGATGGAGATCTCTCCGCCCACGTTCTGCCGCCTGCTGGCCGAAGCCCGCCGGCGTGTGGCCCAGGCCCTGACCCGGGGGCTGCCCCTGGTCATGGAGGGCGGTCCCGTACGGCTGCGTTGCCAGCACCACAGCGGAGGAGAGGGCCCTCACGGCGGACACGGACAGCAGCCGGATGGGGCGACGCGGACGCCCGGGACAGCAGATCAGACAGAGGAGCCGTGTCCTCCTGCCCGTCCGCGTGGCGGGCATGGCTTCGGGCATGGCAGGAGAAGCCGGACATCACGCTGATTTCCGGTCCGACGACGCACACCGGCGCAGGCGGCATGATGCCGTACAGGGGCGGCGCAAAGGAGCGACAGACATGCTCTGGACGAAACTCGGCATGGGCCTGCTGGGCATGGCAGGCAAGGGACTGGCCGGCAGCGGCCTTTTGCAGACCCTCAGCCAGGGACTGGGCAGCGGTAAAGGCGGCGGCTCCGGCAAAGGCATGGGATGCGGCAGAGGCGGCTCCCTGCACGGCAGCGGCATGAAGGGGAGCCGCAGCGGCAAAGACGGCAAGGGCTGCCGCCAAACGGACGCCCCGGCCCTTGATGAGCTGCTGACCGGCCTCCTGCAACGCCAGACCACCGTGGGCGAGACCGTACGTACCTTCCTGCCTGCCGCGTCTCCGCACGAGGCCGGAGCGGAGACCATCGACGTGCAGGCCCTGCCCGCAGGCGCCGCAGCATCGACGGCCGTGGACAACACGGATATGGAAGCCGCCATGCGTGCCCTGCTGGGGAGTATCCACCATTTCAGCGACGGGCGTGTCCGCCTGCGTCATCCCCTGTTCCGGGAAAGCAGCACGTTCGGGGCCTTGCACACGCTGCTGTGCGAGGGGACCGGCATCCGGGACGCCACATTCAACACCGTCACCGGCTCCGCGCTGCTGACCTATGACCCCGGCCAGACGAGCCGCAAGGAGTTCCTGCAGCAGGCCCTGCCCCTGGGGGCCTGCCTGCTGGAATGGGAGGCCCGGCACTCCTGATCTTGCCCGGGCCTGCCCCGTCCCGGCGGACAGGCCTGCCCTACGGCCCGATGATGCGGCATGGCGGCAAGGTGACAACGTATGAGGCAACAGCCTGCTCCCTGCCCTCTTCACCGCAAAAGGCTGCAGCTCACCACCTCCCCGCTCCGGCCCAACACCATGAAATCAGAACCACCCGCAAAGCGGGTGGTTTGCTCTGGCCCTGTAAGGGCCTGTTACCGGCTGCGCCTAAAGACGCTGGCTTTCACGCTGTTCAA contains these protein-coding regions:
- a CDS encoding DUF134 domain-containing protein; this encodes MRPQKLRLIAAKPACRRFSPDTGNDAPAMTLGLDMLEALRLADAEGLSQEEAARQMEISPPTFCRLLAEARRRVAQALTRGLPLVMEGGPVRLRCQHHSGGEGPHGGHGQQPDGATRTPGTADQTEEPCPPARPRGGHGFGHGRRSRTSR